A single Agromyces sp. CF514 DNA region contains:
- a CDS encoding sugar ABC transporter permease, whose amino-acid sequence MAFTTPDVAAAAASDTTEARSSARPTSIGPGGSRLRGARWWSEIGWRYLVAAAMIVVCVFPLLYALSAALNPAGTLTGSYELFRVVSPENFAALWDTPFWLWMKNSIVVASLTAVGTVLMGAAAAYAFSRFRFAGRRAGLTTLLLLQMFPQMLAFVAIFLVLLAVGDVFPALGLNSHLGLVCVYLGGALGVNTFLMYGFFNTVPCELDEAAKIDGASHAQIFWRIIMRLVTPILTVVGLLSFIGTYSDFIIARVVLQRSEQFTLAIGLYNWGSDERNAPWGLFAAGAVLAAIPVVLLFLALQRYIVSGLTAGSTKG is encoded by the coding sequence ATGGCCTTCACGACACCGGATGTCGCAGCCGCCGCAGCTTCGGACACCACCGAGGCGCGCTCCTCCGCCCGCCCGACGTCGATCGGCCCCGGCGGGAGCCGCCTGCGCGGCGCACGGTGGTGGTCGGAGATCGGATGGCGGTACCTCGTCGCGGCAGCGATGATCGTCGTCTGCGTCTTCCCGCTGCTGTACGCGCTGTCGGCCGCGCTCAACCCGGCCGGCACACTCACGGGGTCGTACGAACTGTTCCGCGTGGTGTCGCCCGAGAACTTCGCCGCCCTGTGGGACACGCCGTTCTGGCTGTGGATGAAGAACTCGATCGTCGTCGCCTCGCTCACCGCGGTGGGCACGGTGCTGATGGGCGCGGCTGCGGCGTATGCGTTCTCGCGCTTCCGCTTCGCGGGGCGACGGGCGGGGCTCACGACGCTGCTGCTCCTGCAGATGTTCCCGCAGATGCTGGCGTTCGTCGCGATCTTCCTGGTGCTGCTCGCGGTCGGCGACGTCTTCCCGGCGCTCGGACTGAACTCGCATCTCGGTCTCGTCTGCGTCTACCTCGGCGGCGCCCTCGGCGTGAACACCTTCCTGATGTACGGCTTCTTCAACACGGTGCCCTGTGAGCTCGATGAGGCGGCGAAGATCGACGGGGCGAGCCACGCCCAGATCTTCTGGCGCATCATCATGCGACTGGTGACGCCGATCCTCACGGTCGTCGGGCTGCTCTCGTTCATCGGCACCTACAGCGACTTCATCATCGCCAGGGTCGTGCTGCAGAGATCGGAGCAGTTCACGCTCGCGATCGGGCTCTACAACTGGGGATCCGACGAACGCAACGCCCCGTGGGGGCTGTTCGCCGCGGGTGCGGTGCTCGCCGCCATCCCGGTGGTGCTGCTGTTCCTCGCGCTGCAGCGCTACATCGTCTCCGGGCTCACCGCCGGCTCGACGAAGGGCTGA